A window from Primulina huaijiensis isolate GDHJ02 chromosome 11, ASM1229523v2, whole genome shotgun sequence encodes these proteins:
- the LOC140987131 gene encoding heavy metal-associated isoprenylated plant protein 46-like — MKQKIVVKVSMHDKKSRSKALKIAVSLSGVESAAITGQRKDQVEVVGDGTDATELTRLLRKKVAHAELVSVTEAKTELPKFEAVNPQPLPMAVWYPPAPPPYNCHTHCPSHDPFCNIM; from the exons ATGAAG CAAAAGATTGTGGTGAAGGTGTCGATGCACGATAAGAAATCTCGTTCCAAGGCCCTCAAAATTGCGGTCAGCTTATCAG GTGTTGAATCGGCGGCAATAACAGGACAGAGAAAGGACCAGGTGGAGGTGGTCGGAGATGGAACGGACGCAACGGAGCTGACGCGGTTGTTGAGGAAGAAGGTAGCACATGCAGAGCTGGTGAGCGTCACCGAGGCCAAGACAGAACTGCCCAAGTTTGAAGCCGTAAACCCACAACCGCTGCCGATGGCTGTGTGGTACCCGCCAGCGCCGCCACCTTATAATTGTCATACTCATTGCCCAAGCCATGATCCCTTCTGCAACATCATGTGA
- the LOC140987373 gene encoding chlorophyll a-b binding protein 8, chloroplastic encodes MATQALVSSSSICATADAARQIFGGRSIQFSRKISFVVRAEAAPPVKQGADRQLWFASKQSLSYLDGSLPGDYGFDPLGLSDPEGTGGFIEPRWLAYGEIINGRFAMLGAVGAIAPEILGKAGLIPPETALPWFRTGVIPPAGTYNYWADNYTLFVFEMALMGFAEHRRFQDWYNPGSMGKQYFLGLEKGLCGSGEPAYPGGPFFNPLGFGKDQKSLKDLKLKEVKNGRLAMLAILGYFVQALVTGDGPYENLLAHLSDPVHNNVLTSLKFH; translated from the exons ATGGCAACACAGGCGTTGGTCTCTTCATCATCAATCTGCGCCACCGCAGACGCCGCCAGGCAGATTTTTGGAGGAAGGTCAATccaattttcaagaaaaatctcATTTGTTGTCAGGGCCGAGGCTGCTCCTCCTGTCAAG CAAGGAGCAGACAGGCAACTCTGGTTTGCATCGAAGCAGAGTCTGTCCTACTTGGATGGAAG TCTCCCCGGTGACTACGGATTCGACCCATTGGGGCTGTCAGACCCAGAAGGCACTGGAGGGTTCATCGAGCCCAGATGGCTAGCCTACGGAGAAATCATCAATGGCCGTTTCGCAATGCTAGGGGCAGTGGGTGCCATAGCACCAGAAATCCTAGGGAAAGCCGGCCTGATTCCACCAGAAACAGCTCTCCCCTGGTTCAGAACAGGAGTCATCCCCCCGGCCGGAACTTACAACTACTGGGCTGATAACTACACACTATTCGTTTTCGAAATGGCGCTGATGGGATTTGCTGAGCATCGAAGATTCCAGGACTGGTACAATCCAGGTTCCATGGGTAAGCAATACTTTTTGGGCCTGGAAAAGGGATTGTGCGGGTCGGGTGAACCAGCCTACCCTGGCGGCCCGTTTTTCAACCCGCTTGGATTCGGGAAGGATCAGAAATCTTTAAAGGATCTgaagttgaaggaagtgaagaatGGAAGACTGGCCATGTTGGCTATCTTGGGTTACTTTGTCCAGGCTCTGGTGACGGGTGACGGCCCGTATGAGAACTTGCTGGCTCACTTGTCAGATCCTGTGCACAACAACGTGCTAACCAGTCTTAAATTTCACTAA
- the LOC140988693 gene encoding subtilisin-like protease SBT5.3 translates to MEGHNIVSTLYLLLSLVLSLLLRPTFAHKKSYVVYLGAHSHGAEATSTDYDRVKQSHYEFLGSYLGSCERAKSAIFYSYTRHINGFAAYLGEEEATQISRHPDVVSVFLNQGRKLHTTRSWDFLGLEENGEISSSLIWKKARLGEDTIIGNLDTGAWPESKSFSDDGLGPVPSKWKGTCQRGLDPSFRCNRKLIGARYFNKGYGAAVGPLNSTFKTPRDTEGHGSHTLSTAGGNFVAGANVFGYGNGTAKGGSPKARVAAYKVCWPPVAGNECFDADILAAFDKAIYDRVDVLSVSLGGDPAPFYNDSVAIGSFHAVKHGITVICSAGNSGPGAGTVSNVAPWQITVGASTMDRQFPSYVFLGNRMGFRGESLSTKSLPKNKFFPIISAAFANAANVSAEQAILCKAETLDPEKVKGKILVCLRGDNARVDKGQQAALAGAVGMVLANNQASGYEIIADPHVLPASHINYVDGLAVFSYVNSTRSGVASITIPRTQLGTKPAPFMAAFSSKGPNTITPEVLKPDITAPGVSVIAAYTEAQGPTNQDFDKRRVKFNSVSGTSMSCPHVSGIVGLLKTLHPNWSPAAIKSAIMTTAKTADNTMKPLTNASHFKATPFSYGGGHINPNRAMDPGLVYDLGLHDYLNFMCALGYNKTQVRLFSDKPHTCSNPTSIINLNYPSITVPKLNGSVTVTRRVKNVGSPATYKARIRSPPGISVQVKPDILKFETIGEEKDFQVVLEVKEAGVAGNYVFGKLIWSDGNHYVRSPIVVNKL, encoded by the exons ATGGAAGGCCACAATATTGTTTCTACTCTTTATCTCCTCCTCTCACTAGTTTTATCACTATTGCTTAGACCCACATTTGCCCACAAAAAG TCATATGTGGTGTACTTAGGAGCTCATTCCCATGGAGCAGAAGCGACATCCACCGACTATGACAGAGTAAAACAGTCTCATTATGAGTTTCTTGGATCATACTTGGGAAG CTGTGAGAGGGCCAAAAGTGCCATTTTCTACTCTTACACCAGACACATTAATGGATTCGCAGCATATCTCGGAGAGGAAGAAGCAACCCAAATATCAA GGCATCCAGATGTTGTGTCGGTGTTCTTAAACCAAGGAAGGAAATTGCACACAACCAGATCATGGGATTTTTTGGGCCTCGAAGAAAATGGTGAAATAAGCTCTAGTTTGATATGGAAGAAGGCCAGACTTGGTGAAGATACCATCATAGGAAATCTTGATACTG GTGCATGGCCAGAATCAAAGAGCTTTAGTGATGATGGATTAGGACCTGTTCCATCAAAGTGGAAAGGAACTTGCCAACGTGGCTTGGATCCCAGCTTTCGCTGCAACAG GAAGCTCATTGGAGCCAGATACTTCAATAAAGGATATGGTGCAGCCGTAGGGCCCCTAAATTCGACGTTCAAGACACCTCGAGACACTGAAGGTCACGGATCACACACATTATCAACTGCTGGTGGTAATTTTGTGGCTGGAGCAAATGTTTTTGGGTATGGAAACGGAACAGCAAAGGGTGGATCACCGAAAGCCAGAGTGGCAGCTTACAAGGTGTGCTGGCCACCTGTTGCAGGGAATGAATGCTTCGATGCAGATATATTGGCTGCCTTTGATAAAGCCATCTATGATAGAGTAGATGTGCTATCAGTATCTCTGGGAGGAGATCCTGCACCATTTTATAATGACAGTGTTGCTATTGGGTCGTTTCATGCTGTCAAACATGGCATTACTGTTATTTGTTCGGCTGGTAACTCAGGGCCTGGTGCTGGTACGGTTTCGAATGTCGCGCCGTGGCAGATTACAGTAGGTGCAAGCACCATGGACCGCCAGTTTCCTAGTTATGTTTTCCTTGGAAACCGTATGGGCTTCAGA GGAGAGAGCCTTTCAACTAAATCACTGCCCAAGAATAAGTTCTTCCCGATAATTTCTGCTGCATTTGCTAATGCTGCTAATGTGTCCGCTGAACAGGC GATTCTTTGTAAAGCTGAAACTCTGGACCCTGAAAAGGTGAAGGGGAAAATCTTGGTCTGTCTACGAGGAGATAATGCGAGGGTGGACAAAGGACAGCAAGCGGCCTTAGCTGGAGCAGTGGGAATGGTTTTAGCCAACAACCAGGCTTCTGGTTATGAAATTATTGCTGATCCTCATGTCCTACCCGCTTCACATATCAATTATGTAGATGGGCTTGCTGTTTTTTCTTACGTTAATTCCACGAG GTCTGGCGTAGCTTCTATCACGATACCCAGGACACAATTAGGTACAAAACCAGCTCCATTCATGGCTGCCTTTTCGTCCAAGGGCCCTAACACCATCACACCGGAAGTTCTGAAG CCTGATATCACTGCTCCAGGAGTGAGTGTCATAGCCGCCTACACGGAAGCTCAGGGACCAACAAATCAAGATTTTGATAAACGACGTGTGAAGTTCAATTCAGTGTCGGGAACTTCAATGTCGTGCCCTCATGTTTCAGGGATTGTCGGCCTCTTGAAAACCCTCCATCCAAATTGGAGCCCTGCAGCTATAAAATCCGCCATAATGACCACCG CCAAAACGGCTGACAACACAATGAAGCCGCTAACAAATGCATCCCATTTCAAGGCTACACCATTCAGCTACGGAGGAGGTCATATTAACCCGAACCGAGCAATGGATCCTGGACTAGTGTATGATCTTGGACTCCACGACTACTTGAACTTCATGTGTGCCCTCGGCTACAATAAAACTCAAGTCCGGTTGTTTTCTGACAAACCACATACGTGCTCGAATCCTACCAGTATCATCAACTTGAACTACCCTTCAATCACAGTACCTAAGCTCAATGGTTCAGTGACAGTAACTAGAAGAGTCAAGAATGTAGGTTCACCAGCAACTTACAAAGCTCGTATCCGCAGCCCCCCTGGAATATCGGTTCAAGTTAAACCGGATATTCTGAAGTTCGAGACAATCGGTGAGGAGAAAGATTTCCAGGTTGTTTTGGAGGTGAAAGAAGCCGGTGTTGCTGGGAATTATGTATTCGGGAAGCTGATATGGTCAGATGGTAACCATTATGTAAGGAGTCCAATTGTAGTCAATAAACTATAG
- the LOC140987370 gene encoding pentatricopeptide repeat-containing protein At2g18520, mitochondrial encodes MIGRIGCRPKSNAESMSYRLKIHQPISRFSFLSSIRNLSLFFRQFSDKCCVPPDLLNHKDWLSQPQVIRIFNNIKDPRLIFPLFIQLSKRKDYNPTESLYSTVIHKLADAGDFDGVEALMQRIKLERRCRLSDVLFRDVIKIYGHSAGRINKAIGTLFDMPNYKCWPSVVTFNCVLNMLVSTKQFEFVHEVYARAPTLGVEVDACCLNIIIKGLCECGKIEAALNVLDEFPKQKCMPNVRTFSTIMHGLCELGRVDEAFSLLDRMESEGVEVDAIVFNILILGLRKQKRFQEGMKLFDRVTVKGCEPNSGTYQEVLYCFLDAKCFVEAKNFMQKMIEKGINPSFESYKMVIKGFCRQNMAEDVEWSLKQMVGHGFVPKMGMWKQIVRCVISNGVGIYTERECVSFDEIIGS; translated from the coding sequence ATGATAGGTAGAATAGGGTGCCGCCCCAAATCAAATGCGGAGAGTATGAGTTACAGATTGAAAATCCATCAGCCCATCTCCAGATTCTCATTCCTTTCCTCAATTCGAAATCTTTCGCTCTTCTTCCGTCAGTTTAGCGATAAGTGTTGTGTTCCTCCCGATCTCCTCAACCACAAAGACTGGCTGAGCCAGCCTCAAGTCATCAGGATTTTCAACAACATCAAAGACCCCCGTCTCATCTTCCCACTCTTCATTCAACTCTCCAAACGCAAAGACTACAATCCCACCGAATCCCTCTACTCTACGGTCATCCATAAGCTCGCGGATGCCGGTGACTTTGATGGGGTCGAAGCTCTCATGCAAAGAATCAAGCTTGAGAGGAGATGTCGACTTTCTGATGTGTTGTTCCGTGACGTGATCAAGATTTACGGCCACTCTGCTGGTAGGATAAACAAAGCCATCGGAACCCTTTTCGATATGCCAAATTACAAGTGCTGGCCAAGCGTGGTCACGTTTAATTGCGTGTTGAATATGCTGGTTTCGACGAAACAGTTCGAGTTTGTTCATGAGGTTTATGCACGTGCTCCGACCTTGGGTGTGGAGGTTGATGCCTGTTGCCTGAATATCATCATAAAGGGGCTCTGCGAGTGCGGGAAGATTGAGGCTGCCCTCAATGTGCTCGATGAATTTCCAAAGCAGAAATGCATGCCTAACGTGAGAACCTTTTCGACCATAATGCATGGCTTGTGCGAGCTTGGGCGTGTGGATGAGGCATTTAGTTTGTTGGATAGGATGGAATCGGAGGGGGTGGAGGTGGACGCAATTGTGTTTAACATATTGATCCTAGGATTAAGAAAACAAAAGAGATTTCAAGAAGGGATGAAACTTTTTGACAGGGTTACGGTCAAGGGATGCGAGCCGAATTCTGGAACTTATCAAGAGGTGttgtactgttttcttgatgcaaAGTGCTTTGTTGAAGCCAAGAATTTTATGCAAAAGATGATTGAGAAGGGAATAAATCCGAGTTTTGAATCTTACAAGATGGTGATAAAGGGATTTTGTCGTCAGAATATGGCGGAAGATGTGGAATGGTCATTGAAGCAAATGGTAGGGCATGGATTTGTGCCAAAAATGGGAATGTGGAAACAAATTGTTAGGTGTGTGATATCTAATGGGGTTGGCATCTATACTGAACGGGAATGCGTCTCTTTTGATGAGATAATTGGGTCTTGA
- the LOC140987372 gene encoding persulfide dioxygenase ETHE1 homolog, mitochondrial-like: MLLNLRVFQFSAVFSAPKPQKKAFFPKVVAFTGSVRSSPMGSASYVTSSALLFRQMFEKESCTYTYLLADASYPDKPALLVDPVDKTVDRDLSVMKELGLKLIYAINTHVHADHVTGTGLLKSKVPGLQSIISKASNAKADLFVEPGDRISFGDLFLEVRATPGHTQGCVTYVTGEGPNQPQPRMAFTGDALLIRGCGRTDFQGGSSEQLYKSVHSQIFALPKDTLVYPAHDYKGFSVSTVGEEMVHNPRLTKDQEAFINIMTNLNLSYPKMIDIAVPANMVCGLQDVESKCSQSIS; the protein is encoded by the exons ATGCTTCTGAATCTCCGGGTTTTCCAATTCTCTGCTGTGTTTTCCGCTCCGAAACCGCAAAAGAAAGCTTTTTTCCCCAAGGTTGTAGCGTTTACCGGGAGTGTTCGATCATCTCCAATGGGGTCAGCCTCTTATGTGACGTCGTCGGCTTTGCTTTTTCGTCAGATGTTCGAGAAGGAGTCGTGCACTTACACTTACCTTCTTGCCGATGCTTCTTATCCTGATAAACCTGCCCTT TTGGTTGACCCTGTGGACAAGACAGTTGATAGGGATCTTTCTGTGATGAAAGAGTTGGGTTTAAAGCTTATTTATGCAATCAATACACATGTACATGCCGATCATGTCACTGGCACCGGCTTGCTTAAG AGTAAGGTTCCTGGACTACAATCCATCATCTCTAAAGCAAGCAACGCAAAAGCTGACCTATTTGTTGAACCTGGTGATAGAATCTCATTTGGTGATCTCTTTCTAGAG GTTCGTGCTACACCAGGTCATACGCAAGGTTGTGTGACTTATGTCACAGGCGAAGGACCTAATCAGCCACAACCGAGGATGGCTTTCACTGGTGATGCTTTATTGATACGTGGATGTGGTAGGACAGATTTTCAG GGTGGCAGTTCCGAGCAGCTTTATAAGTCGGTTCATTCCCAG ATCTTTGCATTGCCTAAAGACACATTGGTATACCCTGCTCATGACTACAAGGGGTTCTCT GTGAGTACTGTGGGAGAAGAGATGGTGCACAACCCCCGCCTAACGAAAGATCAG GAAGCATTCATAAATATAATGACGA ATTTAAACTTGTCGTATCCAAAGATGATAGACATAGCAGTCCCTGCTAACATGGTTTGTGGGTTGCAAGACGTCGAATCCAAATGCTCCCAATCTATCTCTTAG
- the LOC140988273 gene encoding uncharacterized protein translates to MALISGSASSLHPRPIISFKIHKLKHGIKPIDAAIPGSLKAAALSEGTERRVSEDEPSTYSGPSTSARMQLDLLEQLTSSAEQGYESDGSSAKPTIREQLANLFGERDDDFTIPLGKNLKKVTPKFLTTSQKRNIRRQSYMDQVSQRNDSGFFATIGAFVVLPPLVILGVAIATGYVQLFP, encoded by the exons ATGGCCCTGATTTCTGGCTCTGCTTCATCTCTACATCCAAGACCAATAATTTCCTTCAAGATTCATAAGCTCAAACATGGGATTAAGCCAATTGACGCTGCGATTCCAGGCTCTTTGAAGGCGGCTGCTCTTTCTGAGGGAACCGAGCGCAGAGTTTCGGAGGATGAGCCCTCTACTTACTCTG GGCCATCCACCTCTGCTCGGATGCAGCTGGATCTCTTGGAACAACTCACTTCTAGTGCGGAACAAG GTTACGAGAGCGATGGCAGCTCGGCAAAACCGACAATACGCGAACAACTCGCTAATTTGTTTGGAGAACGGGATGATGATTTTACGATCCCGTTAGGTAAGAATCTTAAGAAAGTGACTCCAAAGTTCTTGACTACATCACAGAAGAGAAACATCAGAAGGCAGTCGTATATGGACCAAGTGTCTCAGAGGAACGACTCCGGCTTCTTCGCCACCATAGGTGCTTTTGTTGTCCTTCCACCTCTTGTTATATTAGGTGTAGCTATTGCAACTGGTTATGTGCAACTTTTTCCTTGA